The Pyxidicoccus sp. MSG2 DNA segment GCGGGGGCACGCGCCGGCACCAGCCGGGTGCCCGGCGCCACGCGCAGCTTCGTGCCGCGCCAGTCCACCGTGCGAAAGAAGACGCCGTGCCACCAGGCCGCGAAGAGCAGCGCGTCCTTCACGAGCACCCCCGGCACCGCGTCCCAGGGAAGCGCTTCGGCGCGCAGCGCGCGGCACGTGGCCAGGTCCACCGCCACCTTGCCCAGTACCACCGCCATGGCCACCATGCCCGTCGTGGGGGAGGGTGCGAGCAGCGCGCCCAGCACGGCCAGCGGCGCCGGGTTCAGGAGCGACTGGGCCAGGTACGTGGCCGGAGACACCGCCGTGCGGTGGATGACGCTCCAGCGCAGGTAGCGCTGGAAGAAGGCCTTCACGCTCTTGCGCAGCGACACGTTGAACACCGGCGTGCGCGCCACCACCACGCGCTTGCCAAGCTTGCGCGTCACCCACTGGCCGATGACGAAGTCCTCCGCCAGCACGTCCTTCACGGAGAAGAAGCCGCCCAGCGCGTCCACGTCCGCGCGGCGCAGCGCCATGGACTTGCCCACGACGATGTCCTGGTCCGCGCAGCGCTTGGCGGCAATCATCCCCGCCGCCGCGCTGGAAGCCAGGTAGAGGTTGTCCAGCAGCGAGCCGAAGCTCTTCTCTCCCAGCCCCGCCACCGGGTGCGTCACGCAGCCCACCCGCGGGTCCGCGAAGGCCGCGGCCAGTTCCTCCAGGTAACCCGGCGCCACGCGCGTGTTGCTGTCGCTGATGACCAGCACGTCGTGGCGCGCCCGGTCCGCCAGGGTGATGAGCTGGTTCACCTTCGGGTTCAGCCCCGGCTCGCCCTCCTGCAACTCCAGGCGCATGCGGTCCGGCCACCGCGCCACCGCCGCCCGCGCCACCGCGAAGGCCGCGTCCCGGGTGTCCTTCACGCCCAGCACCACCTCGTAGTCGCCCGCGTAGTCGAGCCGGGCGAACTGCTCCAGGTTCGCCTCCAGGTCATCGTCCACGCCGCATAGCGGCTTGAGGATGGAGAGGCCGGGCCGGGGCGCGCCCGCGGGGAGGACGCGGGGCGCGTCGCGCCGGTGCCGGAGCACGAAGAGGTACTGGATGAAGAGGGCGGTGAGGCCGAAGAGGGCGGCGAGCAGCAGGAGGCCGGAGGCGGGCAGCATTCGCGGGCAGTCCCCAGAGTCGGCGCGCAGGCATTGCGCGACCTGGGTGGCACGCTAGAGGTGGCTCGCGTCAGGCCCGCGGAGCACTCGCGGCGCCCGGGGCAATTCGGTGTGACGCCCCGGTGAAGCCGTCTGGCTAGTCGGTGAGGTTGCGGCTGCGCGGGTGGCGGATGTCCTTGCCGCGCACCATGTAGACCACCATCTCCGCCACGTTCATCGCGTGGTCGCCGATGCGCTCCAGGTGCTTGGCGATGAACATCAGCGCGGTGGCCCGGCGGATGTTCTTCGAGTCCTCCATCATGTACGCGAGGAGCTCGTTGAAGATCTTCAGGAAGAGGGCGTCGAGCAGGTCATCACCCTGGAGCACCTCCTCCGCCTTCGTCACGTCACCGGAGACGAAGGCGTCCAGGGACCGCTTCACCTGCTGCTGGGCCAGCTCCGCCAGCCGGGGCGTGTCCACGTAGGGCGCGAGCGGGGGGACCTGATTCAGGTCCATGGAGCGCTCGGCGATGTTGACGGCCAGGTCACCGATGCGCTCGAGGTCCGTCACGATCTTCAGCGCGGTGGTGATGAGGCGCAAATCGCTCGCGGCCGGCTGGCGCAGGGCGAGGATGCGACGGCACAGCTCGTCGATCTCCACCTCCAGGCGGTTGACGTCCTTGTCCGCCGCGACGACCTTCTCCGCGAGCGCGCTGTCGCGCTCGGTGAGGGCCTTCATGCTCTGCGCGATGAGGTTCTCCACCTTGGCCCCCATCGCGAGGAGCTTCTCCCGCAGGTCCCTCAGGTCCTGCTCGAAGGCCTTGTCCGTATGGGTCGCCGCCATCTCCCGTGTCCCTTCTTCCGCTCGTCCACTCACCCGAACTTGCCGGTGACGTAGTCCTCGGTGCGCTTCTCGCGAGGGTTGGTGAAGATCTGCTCCGTGCCCCCGCATTCCACCAGCTCGCCCATGTAGAAGAAAGCCGTCCGGTCCGACACCCGCGCGGCCTGCTGCATGTTGTGGGTGACGATGGCGATGGTGTACTGCGCCTTCAGCTCGTGGATGAGCTCTTCGATTTTCGCGGTGGCGATGGGGTCCAGCGCGCTGGCGGGCTCGTCCATCAGCAGCACCTCGGGCTCCACGGCCATGGCGCGGGCGATGCACAGGCGCTGCTGCTGGCCGCCGGACAGGCCGAGGGCGCTCTCGTTGAGGCGGTCCTTCACCTCGTCCCAGAGGGCCGCGCCGCGCAGGGACTTCTCCACCCGGGCCGCCAGCTCCGCCTTGTCCTTCATGCCCCCCACGCGCAGGCCGTAGGCCACGTTCTCGAAGATGCTCTTGGGGAAGGGGTTGGACTTCTGGAACACCATGCCCACGCGGCGGCGCAGGTCCACCACGTCCACGCTGCGGTCGTGGATGTCCGTGTCGTCCAGGAGGATGGCGCCCGTGTGGTTGGTGCCCGGAATCAGGTCATTCATCCGGTTGAGCGAGCGCAGGAAGGTGGACTTGCCGCAGCCGGAGGGGCCGATGAGCGCCGTCACCCGCCGCTCGAGGATGGCCAGGGAGACCTTGTTGATGGCCGTCTTGGTGCCGTAGCGGAGCGTCAACTCCCGCGACTCCATCTTCGCGCGCGGGGCATGGGGCTGGAGGGACATGGAAGGCGTACCGTCTCTCAGTGGGCGCCGGCGGCCTTGCGGCGCGTGCGCGTCCGGATGATGACCGCGACGAGGTTGAGGGCGAAGGTGAGCAGCAGCAGCACCAGCACCGTCGCGTACAGCAGCGGGCGGGTGGCCTCCACGTCCGGTGACTGCGTGGCCAGCACGTACGTGTGGTAGCCCAGGTGCATGAACTGCGAGTTGAGGTGGCTGGGCAGATCCGGGAGGAAGTAGGCCGCGCCCGTGAAGAGGATGGGCGCCACCTCGCCCGCGCCGCGGGAGATGGCCAGCACCGCGCCGGTGAGGATGCCCGGCAGCGCGCCCGGCAGCACCACCCGCACCAGCGTCTGGGACTGGGTGGCCCCCAGCGCGAGGCTCGCGGTGCGGTGGTCCAGCGGCACCGCGCGCAGGGCCTCTTCGGTGGAGACGATGACCACCGGCAGCGTCAGCACCGCCAGGGTGAGCGACGCCCAGAGGATG contains these protein-coding regions:
- the phoU gene encoding phosphate signaling complex protein PhoU, which gives rise to MAATHTDKAFEQDLRDLREKLLAMGAKVENLIAQSMKALTERDSALAEKVVAADKDVNRLEVEIDELCRRILALRQPAASDLRLITTALKIVTDLERIGDLAVNIAERSMDLNQVPPLAPYVDTPRLAELAQQQVKRSLDAFVSGDVTKAEEVLQGDDLLDALFLKIFNELLAYMMEDSKNIRRATALMFIAKHLERIGDHAMNVAEMVVYMVRGKDIRHPRSRNLTD
- a CDS encoding glycosyltransferase, whose amino-acid sequence is MLPASGLLLLAALFGLTALFIQYLFVLRHRRDAPRVLPAGAPRPGLSILKPLCGVDDDLEANLEQFARLDYAGDYEVVLGVKDTRDAAFAVARAAVARWPDRMRLELQEGEPGLNPKVNQLITLADRARHDVLVISDSNTRVAPGYLEELAAAFADPRVGCVTHPVAGLGEKSFGSLLDNLYLASSAAAGMIAAKRCADQDIVVGKSMALRRADVDALGGFFSVKDVLAEDFVIGQWVTRKLGKRVVVARTPVFNVSLRKSVKAFFQRYLRWSVIHRTAVSPATYLAQSLLNPAPLAVLGALLAPSPTTGMVAMAVVLGKVAVDLATCRALRAEALPWDAVPGVLVKDALLFAAWWHGVFFRTVDWRGTKLRVAPGTRLVPARAPASVPEHTLHAREELLVGEVVS
- the pstA gene encoding phosphate ABC transporter permease PstA produces the protein MTYRMRRAVGLFLTTLTGLAAFLMVGMLVLILLDVVANGASHVTWTFLTQPPSDGMMGGGIFPAIVGTAALTLLMTLAVMPVGVLTAVYLHEYAPPGSRLAAWVRVAVVNLAGVPSIVFGLFGLGFFILFVGQGMDRVLGYEEMHWAQPGILWASLTLAVLTLPVVIVSTEEALRAVPLDHRTASLALGATQSQTLVRVVLPGALPGILTGAVLAISRGAGEVAPILFTGAAYFLPDLPSHLNSQFMHLGYHTYVLATQSPDVEATRPLLYATVLVLLLLTFALNLVAVIIRTRTRRKAAGAH
- the pstB gene encoding phosphate ABC transporter ATP-binding protein PstB, yielding MESRELTLRYGTKTAINKVSLAILERRVTALIGPSGCGKSTFLRSLNRMNDLIPGTNHTGAILLDDTDIHDRSVDVVDLRRRVGMVFQKSNPFPKSIFENVAYGLRVGGMKDKAELAARVEKSLRGAALWDEVKDRLNESALGLSGGQQQRLCIARAMAVEPEVLLMDEPASALDPIATAKIEELIHELKAQYTIAIVTHNMQQAARVSDRTAFFYMGELVECGGTEQIFTNPREKRTEDYVTGKFG